GGTTTTTGCCATGGTAGATTGCCTCGCGACCAATACTGAGGGATGCACTGCTTCTTGCAGTGGGATGCCATGGATCAAATGATAATGATTCTCAATAGAATTAACAATCAATCGTTTCACTGGGTGCCATAAGCAATGACTATCGTCAACGTCATCACCATTGACGGGCCGACCGCCTCCGGCAAGGGCACGGTGGCGCACAAGGTTGCCGACGCGGTGGGCTTCCACCTGCTCGACAGCGGCGCGCTGTACCGGCTGGTAGCGCTGGCCAGCGACCGCGCGGGTGTTGACCTGGCCGACATCGACAGCCTGACGAGGATCGCTTCGCGCCTGGATGTGAAGTTCGGTCCTGACCGCGTCTGGCTGCAAGGCGAGGAAGTGAGCCTCGCCATCCGCGCCGAGGCGATCGGCAACCGCGCCTCGGCCATCGCCGTGCACCAGCCGGTGCGCGACGCGCTGACCCAGCTGCAGCGCAGCTTTCGCAAGCTGCCAGGGCTGGTGGCGGACGGCCGCGACATGGGCACCGTGATCTTCCCGGACGCCCAGCTCAAGGTGTTCCTGACGGCCAGTGTCGAGGCGCGTGCGCGCAGGCGCTATAAACAATTGATTGATAAGGGAATTTCTGCTAATATCGAAGACCTTTTGCGTGACCTCGAGGCGCGCGATGCGCGGGATCGCACCCGTGCCGCCGCGCCGCTGCGTCCCGCCGAGGATGCAAAGCTGCTCGATACCTCCGACATGACGGTGGATCAGGCAGTGGCGCAGGTGCTGGAGTGGTTTGCCGCTGTGCGGCCCGATGCATGACATGCACCGGGCGCATCCGTCAAAGCGGCGCGCCCCTTCCGTACCCGATGGCGCCGGTCCGGGCTTTGCCCCGGCTGGCTTTTGTCAAACCTGACCCCGCTGCACTGGCAGACTGAGCGCGATCGTCGCGCCGGCCAGCGTACCGCGGATTTCACCTTACGTTTATGTCCGACCTGCAAACTAACGAATCCTTTGCCGCACTGTTCGAGGAATCGATCGCCCGCTCCAATATGAAAGCTGGCGAAGTGATCTCCGCTGAAGTCGTGCGCATCGACCACAACTTCGTGGTCGTCAATGCCGGCCTCAAGTCCGAGGCATTTGTGCCGGTGGAGGAGTTCCTGAACGACCAGGGCGAACTCGAAGTGCAGGCCGGCGACTACGTCTCCGTGGCCATCGACGCACTCGAGAACGGCTATGGCGACACCATCCTCTCGCGCGACAAGGCCAAGCGCCTGGCCTCGTGGCTGAACCTCGAGAAGGCACTGGAAGACGGCGAAATCATCTCGGGTACCGTGACCGGCAAGGTCAAGGGCGGCCTGACGGTGATGGTCAACGGCATCCGCGCGTTCCTGCCGGGCTCGCTGGTTGACGTGCGTCCGATCAAGGACACCACCCCGTACGAAGGCAAGACCCTGGAATTCAAGGTCATCAAGCTGGACCGCAAGCGCAACAACGTTGTGCTGTCGCGCCGCGCCGTGGTCGAGGCCACGCTGGGCGAAGAGCGCCAGAAGCTGATGGAAACCCTGAAGGAAGGCGCCATCGTCAACGGTATCGTCAAGAACATCACCGACTACGGTGCGTTCGTTGACCTGGGCGGCATCGACGGCCTGCTGCACATCACCGACCTGGCCTGGCGCCGTGTCCGCCACCCGAGCGAAGTGCTGTCGGTTGGCCAGGAAATCACCGCCAAGATCCTCAAGTTCGACCAGGAAAAGAACCGCGTCTCGCTGGGCGTGAAGCAGCTGGGCGAAGATCCGTGGGTCGGCATCTCGCGCCGCTACCCGCAAGGCACCCGCCTGTTCGGCAAGGTCACCAACCTGACCGACTACGGCGCGTTCGTCGAGATCGAAGCCGGCATCGAAGGCCTGGTGCACGTGTCGGAAATGGACTGGACCAACAAGAACGTGGCCCCGTCCAAGGTTGTCCAGCTGGGCGACGAAGTGGAAGTCATGGTGCTGGATATCGACGAAGACAAGCGTCGTATCAGCCTGGGCATGAAGCAGTGCAAGGCCAATCCGTGGGACGATTTCTCGCGCAACCACAAGAAGGGCGACAAGCTGAGCGGCCAGATCAAGTCGATCACCGACTTCGGCGTGTTCATCGGCCTGCCGGGCGGCATCGACGGCCTGGTGCACCTGTCCGACCTGTCCTGGCAAGAGTCCGGCGAAGAGGCCGTGCGCAAGTACAAGAAGGGCGACGAAGTCGAAGCCGTGGTCCTGGGCATCGACGTCGACAAGGAACGCATCTCGCTGGGTATCAAGCAGCTGTCGGGCGATCCGTTCAACAACTTCATCTCGGCCAACGACAAGGGTTCGCTGGTTCAGGGCACGATCAAGGCCGTTGACGCCAAGGGTGCCGTGGTCCAGCTGGCCGACGACGTCGAAGGCTACCTGCGCGCATCGGAAATCTCCGCCGACCGCGTGGAAGATGCCCGCAACGTGCTGAAGGAAGGCGAGCAGATCACCGCCCTGGTGGTGAACGTCGACCGCAAGTCGCGCAACATCAACCTGTCGATCAAGGCCAAGGACAGCGCAGAGCAGCAGGAAGCGATGCAGAAGTTCCAGGCCGACACCGGCACGGCTGGCACGACCAACCTCGGCGCCCTGCTGAAGGCCAAGCTCGGCCAGGACAACCAGTAATCGCAGGCCCTCGCGCTTGCGCGTATGCCCATGACCAAGTCGGAGCTTGTCGAAAAACTGGCTGCCCGCTTCCCCCAGCTGCTGCTGCGGGATGCGGACATCTCGGTGAAAACGATACTCGACGCGATGTCCGAGGCGTTGGCCGATGGCCACCGCATCGAGATCCGCGGATTCGGCAGTTTTGGTCTGAACCGGCGTCCGCCTCGCGTGGGGCGCAATCCGAAGTCCGGCGAGCGGGTGCTGGTACCCGAAAAACGGGTGCCGCACTTCAAGGCGGGCAAGGAATTGCGCGAACGGGTTGACCGCAGCCAGCCGGTGTCGTCG
The window above is part of the Cupriavidus taiwanensis LMG 19424 genome. Proteins encoded here:
- a CDS encoding integration host factor subunit beta, which gives rise to MTKSELVEKLAARFPQLLLRDADISVKTILDAMSEALADGHRIEIRGFGSFGLNRRPPRVGRNPKSGERVLVPEKRVPHFKAGKELRERVDRSQPVSSGTHGNGHSGGTAQALPGKAGQGAASAAPTGLHESGLDFIRS
- the rpsA gene encoding 30S ribosomal protein S1; its protein translation is MSDLQTNESFAALFEESIARSNMKAGEVISAEVVRIDHNFVVVNAGLKSEAFVPVEEFLNDQGELEVQAGDYVSVAIDALENGYGDTILSRDKAKRLASWLNLEKALEDGEIISGTVTGKVKGGLTVMVNGIRAFLPGSLVDVRPIKDTTPYEGKTLEFKVIKLDRKRNNVVLSRRAVVEATLGEERQKLMETLKEGAIVNGIVKNITDYGAFVDLGGIDGLLHITDLAWRRVRHPSEVLSVGQEITAKILKFDQEKNRVSLGVKQLGEDPWVGISRRYPQGTRLFGKVTNLTDYGAFVEIEAGIEGLVHVSEMDWTNKNVAPSKVVQLGDEVEVMVLDIDEDKRRISLGMKQCKANPWDDFSRNHKKGDKLSGQIKSITDFGVFIGLPGGIDGLVHLSDLSWQESGEEAVRKYKKGDEVEAVVLGIDVDKERISLGIKQLSGDPFNNFISANDKGSLVQGTIKAVDAKGAVVQLADDVEGYLRASEISADRVEDARNVLKEGEQITALVVNVDRKSRNINLSIKAKDSAEQQEAMQKFQADTGTAGTTNLGALLKAKLGQDNQ
- the cmk gene encoding (d)CMP kinase, whose protein sequence is MTIVNVITIDGPTASGKGTVAHKVADAVGFHLLDSGALYRLVALASDRAGVDLADIDSLTRIASRLDVKFGPDRVWLQGEEVSLAIRAEAIGNRASAIAVHQPVRDALTQLQRSFRKLPGLVADGRDMGTVIFPDAQLKVFLTASVEARARRRYKQLIDKGISANIEDLLRDLEARDARDRTRAAAPLRPAEDAKLLDTSDMTVDQAVAQVLEWFAAVRPDA